A DNA window from Thalassospiraceae bacterium LMO-JJ14 contains the following coding sequences:
- the gyrB gene encoding DNA topoisomerase (ATP-hydrolyzing) subunit B — MSEETENETGPEAEIEVPPGVDPAAYGADQIKVLRGLDAVRKRPGMYIGDTDDGSGLHHMVYEVVDNAIDEALAGHCDLVKVTLNGDNSVSVSDNGRGIPVDIHAEEGVSAAEVIMTQLHAGGKFDQNSYKVSGGLHGVGVSVVNALSDWLELQIYRDGKEHHVRFENGETVAPLKVVGDAPLTESGKKLSGSVITFHASSETFTKTDYDLATLEHRLRELAFLNSGVALQLVDNRNPDPVVIDMHYEGGLIAFAKYIDRSKTSIITDPVAVTGEKEGITVEVAMQWNDSYHETMLCFTNNIPQRDGGTHLAGFRGALTRTINNYMASGLVPKKEKVTVSGDDAREGLTCILSVKVPDPKFSSQTKDKLVSSEVRPIVENLVSEGLDRWFEENPAEAKKVLTKIIDAATAREAARKARELTRRKGALDISSLPGKLADCQEKDPAKSELFIVEGDSAGGSAKQGRERAFQAILPLRGKILNVERARFDKMLSSAEIGTLIAALGTGIGREDFNVDKCRYHKIIIMTDADVDGSHIRTLLLTFFFRQMPELIERGYLYIAQPPLYRAKRGNSQVYLKGDREMENYLFDTAIDEGGVFINFEGHQIAGSDLRTLAEEARYVKTLLERLSNHVPVSILEQAAILGALNPEILGNPEQGAQVAEYIAKRLDALAPEHERGWAGVALDDGGLEFKRMLRGVAETHVIDGAIMRSKDARQLDEMAGKLQKNYAKHGTLENKDKSYPITGPVALVDKVTELGRKGISIQRYKGLGEMNPDQLWETTLDIEARSLLQVRVNHVDEAEEVFSTLMGDVVEPRREFIQENALKVANLDV; from the coding sequence ATGAGCGAAGAAACCGAAAACGAAACAGGCCCCGAAGCTGAGATCGAGGTGCCGCCGGGTGTCGACCCGGCAGCCTATGGCGCCGACCAGATCAAGGTTCTGCGGGGGCTGGACGCGGTGCGTAAACGCCCCGGCATGTACATCGGCGATACCGATGACGGCTCGGGCCTGCATCATATGGTCTACGAGGTCGTCGATAACGCGATCGACGAGGCGCTGGCCGGGCACTGCGATCTCGTCAAGGTCACGCTCAACGGCGACAACTCGGTCAGCGTGTCCGATAACGGCCGCGGCATTCCCGTCGACATTCACGCCGAAGAAGGCGTTTCGGCGGCCGAGGTCATCATGACGCAGCTGCATGCCGGCGGTAAGTTCGATCAGAACTCGTACAAGGTTTCGGGCGGTCTGCACGGTGTCGGCGTATCCGTCGTCAACGCGCTTTCGGACTGGCTGGAGTTGCAGATTTATCGCGACGGCAAGGAGCATCATGTCCGTTTTGAAAACGGTGAAACCGTCGCGCCGCTGAAGGTTGTCGGCGATGCGCCGCTGACCGAGAGCGGTAAAAAGCTCAGCGGGTCGGTAATTACGTTCCATGCGTCATCAGAGACGTTCACCAAGACCGATTACGATCTGGCGACGCTCGAGCACCGCTTGCGCGAACTGGCGTTCCTGAATTCCGGCGTCGCCCTGCAACTGGTCGATAACCGCAATCCGGACCCGGTCGTCATCGACATGCATTACGAGGGCGGGCTGATCGCCTTCGCCAAGTATATCGACCGCTCGAAGACCTCGATTATCACCGACCCCGTTGCCGTGACCGGGGAAAAAGAAGGCATCACCGTCGAAGTCGCGATGCAGTGGAACGACAGCTATCACGAGACGATGCTGTGCTTCACCAACAACATTCCGCAGCGCGACGGCGGTACGCACCTGGCGGGTTTCCGGGGCGCGCTGACGCGAACCATCAACAATTACATGGCGTCCGGGCTGGTGCCGAAAAAGGAAAAGGTGACGGTCAGCGGCGACGATGCGCGCGAAGGCCTGACCTGCATTCTCTCGGTCAAGGTCCCCGACCCGAAGTTCTCGTCGCAGACCAAGGACAAGCTGGTCTCGAGCGAAGTCCGGCCGATCGTCGAGAATCTGGTTTCCGAGGGGCTCGACCGCTGGTTCGAGGAAAACCCGGCGGAAGCCAAGAAAGTCCTGACCAAGATCATCGATGCCGCAACGGCGCGCGAAGCGGCGCGCAAGGCGCGTGAACTGACGCGGCGCAAGGGGGCGCTCGATATCTCGTCCTTGCCGGGCAAGCTCGCCGATTGCCAGGAGAAGGATCCGGCCAAGTCCGAACTGTTCATCGTCGAGGGTGACAGTGCCGGCGGGTCGGCCAAGCAGGGCCGCGAGCGTGCCTTCCAGGCCATTCTTCCGCTACGCGGCAAGATCCTCAACGTCGAGCGTGCGCGCTTCGACAAGATGCTGAGCTCGGCCGAAATCGGCACGCTGATCGCCGCGCTCGGCACCGGGATCGGGCGCGAGGATTTCAACGTCGACAAATGCCGCTATCATAAAATCATCATCATGACCGACGCCGACGTCGACGGCAGCCACATCCGCACGCTGTTGCTGACGTTCTTCTTCCGTCAGATGCCGGAACTGATCGAACGCGGCTATCTGTATATCGCGCAGCCGCCGCTGTATCGCGCCAAGCGCGGCAATTCGCAGGTCTACCTGAAGGGCGACCGCGAGATGGAGAACTATCTGTTCGATACCGCCATCGACGAAGGCGGCGTGTTCATCAACTTCGAAGGCCATCAGATCGCCGGTTCCGACCTGCGCACGCTGGCCGAGGAAGCGCGCTATGTGAAGACGCTGCTGGAAAGGCTGTCGAACCACGTGCCGGTTTCGATCCTTGAGCAGGCGGCGATTCTGGGCGCGCTCAACCCGGAAATTCTCGGCAATCCGGAACAGGGCGCGCAGGTCGCCGAATACATCGCCAAGCGCCTGGACGCGCTGGCGCCGGAACACGAACGCGGCTGGGCAGGTGTGGCGCTGGATGACGGCGGGCTCGAATTCAAGCGCATGCTTCGGGGCGTTGCCGAAACCCACGTCATCGACGGCGCGATCATGCGCTCCAAGGACGCCCGGCAACTCGACGAAATGGCCGGCAAGCTGCAGAAAAACTATGCCAAGCACGGCACCCTTGAAAACAAGGATAAGAGCTACCCGATCACCGGTCCGGTGGCGCTGGTCGACAAGGTGACCGAACTGGGCCGCAAGGGCATCTCGATCCAGCGCTACAAGGGGCTGGGCGAAATGAACCCGGATCAGCTTTGGGAAACCACGCTCGATATCGAGGCGCGCTCCCTGTTGCAGGTCCGCGTCAACCACGTCGACGAGGCCGAGGAGGTGTTCTCGACGCTGATGGGCGACGTCGTCGAACCGCGCCGTGAATTCATCCAGGAAAACGCCCTCAAGGTCGCCAACCTGGACGTCTAG
- the recF gene encoding DNA replication/repair protein RecF, giving the protein MSAEPLSAQENVHGQRVAVTRLTLTDFRNHAQTRLTSNGQSVILTGVNGAGKTNILEAVSFLAPGRGLRRARLGEVTRTDAGAESAAEGRYWAVAADITGPDGPVTIGTGLDPEPGNVRERRVVRVDGQTERAQSALAEHVAVVWLTPQMDGLFIEGPGARRRFLDRLVYAADPAHAGRVSAYEQAMRERARLLSEHGSGADATWLDALEATMAEKGMAVAAARRDMVGRLAAFIDTGSAHRMGPFPGAELALAGGPEGWLDEMPALAAEERLRRQLSEDRHRDAHDGRTRSGPHRTDLEVRHAAKQREAALCSTGEQKALLIGLVLAHARMQGVERGASPILLLDEVAAHLDQARRTALFDLIDGLNTQAWMTGTDPGLFDGMRDRSEFFQVADGALCAFDA; this is encoded by the coding sequence TTGAGCGCCGAACCCTTGTCGGCTCAGGAAAATGTCCATGGACAGCGCGTCGCCGTGACACGGCTGACGCTGACGGATTTCAGGAACCACGCCCAGACCCGTCTGACGTCGAACGGACAGAGCGTTATCCTGACGGGCGTCAACGGCGCCGGAAAAACGAATATTCTCGAAGCCGTTTCCTTCCTTGCGCCCGGGCGCGGGTTGCGCCGTGCCAGGCTGGGCGAGGTGACCCGCACCGACGCAGGCGCCGAAAGCGCTGCCGAAGGCCGCTACTGGGCCGTCGCCGCGGATATCACGGGGCCCGACGGGCCTGTAACGATCGGCACCGGCCTTGATCCGGAACCGGGCAACGTCCGCGAACGCCGGGTGGTCCGGGTCGACGGGCAGACGGAACGTGCGCAAAGCGCATTGGCCGAACATGTCGCCGTGGTCTGGCTGACGCCGCAGATGGACGGTTTGTTTATCGAAGGGCCGGGTGCGCGAAGACGTTTTCTCGACCGCCTCGTCTATGCCGCCGATCCGGCGCATGCGGGGCGCGTCAGCGCCTATGAACAGGCCATGCGTGAGCGCGCGCGGCTGTTGTCGGAACACGGGTCGGGGGCGGACGCCACCTGGCTCGATGCGCTGGAAGCGACCATGGCGGAAAAGGGCATGGCCGTGGCCGCGGCGCGGCGCGACATGGTGGGCCGGCTGGCGGCGTTTATCGATACCGGCTCGGCGCATCGCATGGGGCCGTTTCCCGGTGCCGAACTGGCACTTGCCGGCGGCCCCGAAGGCTGGCTCGACGAAATGCCGGCATTGGCCGCCGAGGAACGGCTGCGCCGGCAATTGTCCGAAGATCGCCACCGCGATGCGCATGACGGGCGCACGCGCAGCGGACCGCACCGGACCGATCTGGAGGTCCGCCACGCCGCGAAGCAGCGCGAAGCGGCACTGTGTTCGACGGGCGAGCAGAAGGCGCTGCTGATCGGCCTTGTTCTGGCGCATGCCCGGATGCAGGGCGTTGAGCGCGGCGCATCGCCGATCCTGCTTCTGGACGAGGTTGCGGCGCATCTCGATCAGGCGCGGCGCACGGCATTGTTCGACCTGATCGACGGCCTGAACACCCAGGCATGGATGACCGGTACCGACCCCGGCCTGTTTGACGGCATGCGGGATCGGTCCGAATTTTTTCAAGTGGCAGACGGCGCGCTTTGCGCCTTCGATGCCTGA